A single region of the Rhipicephalus microplus isolate Deutch F79 chromosome 10, USDA_Rmic, whole genome shotgun sequence genome encodes:
- the LOC142774753 gene encoding uncharacterized protein LOC142774753: MKAPFLRTRRHFIPLQALPFLIIVCILYFLYQFVLPSSSTRCGDHNREVSFQYLTKVNYCERTANRTTMLIGVVSSADNFESRAAIRDTWGRTALKMGFVVVFLLGATPFQEVQRKVSAEHDIHSDVVQGDFVDSYENLTYKSVMLLRLAREKCSNTDFVLKIDDEVLLSVWDLAVVANSLGGIKHSMWGYLYRGFRPHRNVASKGYVSRDKYGPDTYPDFLSGTGYLISSDAIFELEDVTHDECFFTLEDIYMTRIVAERAQISSLVYTWPCAASAASTNGSTSTIILIAVPAAQPDACATTAWMAPFHLLDQPIPSSTSAHPADLNVSPSSAPFSGQERAAAMGPVVNFFCFIVQVGNRPSLYSKRSSDTCLLLFPGPSVIYDNVSECFHVLKLLLCGDIESNPGPDDKVLTAIASLSAKVDSRHAELLAVLNQVQTNQSLLEQKVTDLSSRLATVETMVESYDSGHHIPDLPQAVNTVIRNETTALHSRLDELDDRSRRDNLIFFGIADNVSEGWAQSEKIITDLISQKLDLNLSNEAIQRAHRLGAYVPNKCRPIIVKFQSSKMKDNVFYQRKKFQPSKVSVSEDFSRATRQCRKKLHEFGKNSGQPYSLRVNKLYINKTVYVYCHVTDRVCELETREERNNSNIGNASPVTLPAAASLPAPAT, encoded by the exons ATGAAAGCACCATTTCTTCGAACACGACGGCACTTTATACCACTGCAGGCGCTACCGTTTCTTATCATTGTGTGCATCCTCTATTTCCTATATCAGTTTGTGCTACCCTCTTCATCAACGAGATGTGGCGATCATAATAGAGAAGTATCGTTTCAATACCTGACGAAAGTAAACTATTGTGAACGAACTGCCAACCGAACCACCATGCTTATAGGCGTTGTTTCGAGCGCTGACAACTTCGAGAGTCGAGCGGCGATCCGGGATACCTGGGGAAGAACGGCCCTCAAGATGGGCTTCGTCGTAGTTTTTCTGTTGGGAGCGACACCGTTCCAGGAAGTACAGAGGAAGGTGTCGGCAGAACACGACATTCACAGTGACGTCGTCCAAGGTGACTTCGTCGACAGCTACGAGAACCTTACTTACAAGAGTGTGATGCTGCTCCGCTTGGCCCGAGAAAAGTGCTCAAATACTGACTTCGTGCTCAAGATAGACGATGAGGTGCTGCTCAGTGTGTGGGACCTTGCTGTCGTAGCGAACAGTTTGGGAGGAATCAAGCACTCAATGTGGGGTTATCTGTATCGCGGCTTCCGACCCCATCGGAACGTAGCTTCCAAGGGGTACGTGTCTAGGGATAAATACGGGCCAGATACGTATCCGGACTTCCTCTCGGGCACGGGATATCTGATTTCGAGTGACGCCATCTTTGAACTAGAGGACGTTACTCACGACGAGTGCTTCTTTACTCTCGAAGACATATACATGACCCGTATCGTCGCGGAAAGAGCGCAA ATTTCGTCTCTTGTCTACACGTGGCCATGCGCTGCTTCTGCGGCGTCAACGAACGGGTCTACGTCAACGATCATCCTAATCGCTGTCCCCGCTGCTCAACCCGATGCCTGTGCTACAACCGCTTGGATGGCACCGTTCCACCTTTTGGACCAGCCGATTCCTTCGTCGACGTCAGCACATCCTGCTGATTTAAACGTCAGCCCGTCGTCGGCGCCTTTCAGTGGCCAGGAAAGAGCGGCAGCTATGGGACCGGTTGTGAATTTTTTCTGCTTCATCGTGCAGGTTGGTAACCGCCCGTCTTTGTACTCAAAGCGCTCCAGTGATACATGTCTGCTGCTCTTCCCTGGCCCAAGTGTTATATATGACAATGTCTCTGAGTGCTTTCATGTCCTCAAGTTACTTTTGTGCGGGGATATTGAATCAAACCCAGGACCGGACGATAAGGTGCTGACAGCTATTGCTAGCCTTTCAGCTAAAGTAGACTCGCGTCATGCGGAACTTCTTGCCGTACTTAACCAAGTTCAAACCAATCAATCTTTATTAGAACAGAAAGTAACCGACCTTTCTAGCAGGCTAGCGACAGTTGAGACGATGGTAGAATCATATGACTCGGGTCACCATATTCCTGATCTTCCGCAAGCAGTAAATACAGTCATAAGAAACGAAACGACTGCTCTTCATTCCCGACTTGACGAGTTGGATGATCGCTCTCGTAGAGATAATTTGATATTTTTTGGCATTGCTGACAATGTTTCTGAAGGTTGGGCGCAGAGTGAAAAAATAATCACTGACCTTATATCTCAAAAACTTGACCTCAACCTATCAAATGAAGCAATACAGCGTGCGCATAGGCTTGGTGCCTATGTTCCCAATAAGTGCCGGCCTATTATTGTTAAATTTCAGTCGTCAAAAATGAAGGATAACGTTTTTTATCAGAGGAAGAAGTTTCAACCCTCTAAGGTGTCAGTTAGTGAAGATTTCTCGAGGGCAACACGACAATGCCGAAAAAAGTTACATGAATTTGGTAAAAACTCTGGACAGCCGTACTCGCTACGAGTAAACAAATTGTATATTAACAAGACTGTCTATGTGTATTGCCATGTTACCGACCGTGTGTGCGAACTTGAGACACGCGAGGAGCGCAACAACAGTAACATTGGTAATGCTTCCCCCGTCACTCTTCCAGCTGCTGCCAGTTTACCCGCCCCAGCAACATAG